A single genomic interval of Helianthus annuus cultivar XRQ/B chromosome 13, HanXRQr2.0-SUNRISE, whole genome shotgun sequence harbors:
- the LOC118485890 gene encoding uncharacterized protein LOC118485890 has product MIELNGPCLGKTKKNFKDVDHPDLLHLPLDDESHVLSRQFKGETREQLRNWFPRLDPLVLIHDEINKDKITSLHDPMKRIKLLCNVCSRPITKMPFYKCSTDDDFVLHDWCTRLPGFLTGHSAHPEHRLWVDRLLYRGSGPKCRICGLPCNGFSYVCYNCDFQIDVNCAFMPKEITHEAHTDHLLTRIESSRSGVPKKDCRAYHVSIGENETYFKCNSCDFYLDCRCALQLPKTVMHKFDKHPLQLSYAPIEDHKSQYFCEVCEEELDPGKWFYHCAACAQSVHSACAPLILQSEQGVNSSDLEGVYKFINIKFGHVEKRPFHQHPLLFAPGTENDGLCHECGSKLQSQMIWKCLHCNFACHCYHELTSLYDPDAVKRIYYISGGNKRMIKQRKSQTSLEFYPSEMMRPETRHWKVVDDVQ; this is encoded by the exons ATGATTGAGTTGAACGGGCCAT GCTTaggaaaaacaaaaaagaattttAAAGATGTTGATCATCCCGACCTTCTTCACTTGCCACTGGATGATGAATCACACGTCTTGTCACGTCAATTTAAAGGCGAGACTCGTGAGCAACTTAGAAATTGGTTTCCACGTCTCGACCCGTTAGTCCTAATACATGACGAAATAAATAAGGATAAAATCACCTCTCTTCACGATCCAATGAAGAGGATTAAACTATTATGCAATGTGTGTTCAAGGccaattacaaaaatgccatttTACAAATGCTCCACAGATGATGATTTTGTTCTCCACGATTGGTGCACCCGGCTACCCGGTTTTCTAACTGGCCATTCGGCTCACCCAGAACATAGACTTTGGGTTGATCGATTACTATATAGAGGTTCTGGACCCAAATGTAGGATTTGTGGATTGCCTTGCAATGGGTTTTCATACGTTTGTTATAACTGCGATTTTCAAATTGATGTTAATTGTGCATTTATGCCTAAAGAAATTACACATGAAGCACACACGGATCACTTACTTACAAGAATAGAATCAAGCCGTAGTGGTGTACCTAAGAAGGATTGTCGCGCATACCATGTAAGTATTGGTGAAAATGAGACTTATTTTAAATGTAATTCCTGTGATTTCTATTTGGACTGCCGGTGTGCTTTGCAATTGCCTAAAACAGTTATGCATAAGTTTGACAAGCACCCCCTGCAACTAAGCTATGCACCGATTGAGGACCACAAAAGTCAATACTTCTGTGAAGTTTGTGAGGAGGAGCTTGATCCTGGAAAGTGGTTCTATCATTGTGCAGCGTGCGCACAATCCGTTCATTCGGCATGTGCTCCGTTAATACTTCAGTCTGAACAAGGTGTTAATTCTTCCGATTTAGAAGGTGTTTATAAGTTTATTAACATCAAGTTTGGGCATGTGGAAAAACGACCTTTTCACCAACATCCTCTGTTATTTGCTCCGGGGACAGAGAATGATGGTTTATGCCATGAGTGCGGAAGCAAATTGCAATCCCAGATGATCTGGAAGTGCTTACATTGTAACTTTGCTTGCCACTGTTACCATGAGCTTACATCATTATACGACCCTGATGCAGTCAAAAGAATCTATTATATATCTGGGGGAAACAAACGTATGATAAAGCAGCGAAAATCTCAAACAAGCTTAGAATTTTATCCAAGTGAAATGATGAGACCGGAGACCCGTCATTGGAAGGTTGTTGATGATGTCCAATAA